Sequence from the Ascaphus truei isolate aAscTru1 chromosome 3, aAscTru1.hap1, whole genome shotgun sequence genome:
TTTTAAATGGTATTCATATTTGGGTAACCAAGGATTCAATTACCGTTTTACGACCATATTATGAATGGTAAAAAGTAACATGTTAATTATGTGCAATTTGCTTCAAGTTAGGACTGCATTCACCTTAAGCGCCATTCATCAGACCTCTTCAACATCACGTAAGGACAGAGCCAAAGCTGATAGTTGATGGATACCACTCCCTCCAATGCCTCTagataaataaaaacattgccCTTTAAGTCCCCGAAGAGTTGTACCATCTTGAACAGTCCATCAACACTGACCACAAATGGCCTATTCACAGTACAATGATTTGCTCTTCACATGGATGATCCTCCATTGAGGAGTTGGGTGGCTCATACATCTGTGTCTGGTTGCACGTCTAGCATGGCATGGAGTTCCTCAGCGGTGTAACCCAGCAGGTTGTGAAGGTCACACACAAAGCGGTACACATATCGCTTCCCTGAAGTCTTGTGGATTATGTTTTTATCGTAATAGTATCTCAGCCCGCGGCTCAGCTTTTCATAGTTCATTTTAGGTTTGTTCTTCCTTTTTCCCCAACGTCGTGCAACCTGGGGACATGTAAATACGAGTCAGGTTATTTTTTTACCAAGTTACACACCTGTAGCCATCTTGAGTAAATGTAGGGCAATATTTACTCGAAGGTGCCAAGCCATAGGCTGAAATGAAGTGTCCATAAGGTGCATTATGGTTTAGTGCCACTTAGTAAATTTGGGCCTCAGTCATGCACTATTCAGTAAAGAACATGCATTGCGTATCTGCAGGTCTTTCACAGGTCTCTCAAACCTGCTTCTTTCAATGAACGGTCAGATACCATACCACAGTTAAAACAGCAGTGGGTAGCGGCAAGCAAATGAGTACACAGCACTGTCAATGGCCAATGTCCATAATGTCAATGCGAGTTGTGGCAGAGCTACGCTGTATGTTTAAGCAACTTGTGAACGGTTCTGCTCTTTCTTTTAACGTTTTGAGCGTGTAGTCTATTTTTTCACTTTTGGATTTTGAGAGCGTTTAAGAGGGTGGAATAGGCTCAAATAAACCAGCGAGACACTAATAGTTATTGCCTTTCATAGACTATTGCAGCATTTTATCTTTTTACCAAAGCAGCAGCATCACCTACAAAACACTAATTACTGTATGTCGATGCCAAACGGTATGGTCATTACTTCAGTAGGTGGTGATGTTTACCTTTGGAACTGAACAGAAAAAAAATGTACTTTGATATCTCTACttaagtctcccggctgcaaaacacAGCACCATACTTTACAAAGAAAATAAATCCTTCTGAAAGCAACTGGGaggttttcctttgataaatctggtgtaaCTCTTTTGCACTGGTGTTATATCCAAAAGGCTTTAGCAAGTAACTCACTTATTCTGCCTTAGGCACCTGTGGAAACAAAGGGTGACCCATACAGTAACACCCACAATACTCAAATATATATAGAATACAAACCTCATCTGGGTCAGTGAGCTTAAACTCCCATCCATCTCCAGTCCAGCTGATAAATGACTGGCAGGATTTGTCAGTTAATAATTCCAACAGGAATTGCCACAGTTGAATTGGTCCACTCCCTACAAAAACAATACAGGCATTTAAAAACCGTGTAATAACATTTGGCAGAACAAACACATATATAATTCCCTGCTCTGTATGCTTATGTATTACCAAACACATTTTATATAAATTAACTCATAGTAAAAGTACCCATTTGGTTGTTTAAGGATCTGTTGAAAGCTATttggtgagaaaaaaaaaaaagtataatttgTAGAGATAAAGAAAAGGTTTGTATATTTCCCATATTTTTCCACCACATGTCTTTGCATGAttgcgttttaaaaaaaaaaaagtaaattttaTAGAAAATTTCTGTTGACATCAACCAACGCTATGTATTCACTGGAGCATAAGTAGTGATAAGCCTCAGGGCTTTACAAACAGAAAAGGTGAACCATGAAGTGTATGCAAAGTATTTGCAATCAGAACACAGTATATGAGAAAACACCTGCATAAGAAAATGTGTGTGGAAGATCAATTATCTTACCTGTGAAACCTGCAAGAATAGCTGCAGGTATAACTGGTTTCCCTTGTTCCAATGGATCATTTCTGTCTTGAATATAATCTTTGAAAGACATTGTTGGTTTGTTTAAGCATAAGGATTGGCTGCCCTCTTCCTCAAAGCTCTCATACGAAGGCACACGCTGCATGTCTACTAATGAAGATTGACTGGTCCAGGACTGCAGCAGGGAATCTGAGCTTTCAAAGCTTTCTGTACCACTGTCTCCTGAGTCGTGGTCTCTGGATTTACCTAGGAGCATCAAACAAAGATACATTTTTTTAGATATAACTGATTCTATGCATGAATGCCATGGTTTATAAAACAATGCAAATGTATTGTTCTTACCAGAATTTTGCAGAACATTAATGCTATTTCTTGCAAAGTCACGATTAAGTGAGGTATAGTTTACTCCAATGGATTTTAGGCAAGGACTGGGATATTGTTGGAATTCTTGTTTTGGCTCGAGATTTGGTCCACGAGATACCGGGCATAGTTCACTAAACAGTCCAGTTTTGCCATAGCTGTGTACCTGTGATCCACACTGCAAGGGATCTAAACTGAAACCTGAAACAACGTTACAGAATTAGATTGAATGGTAAACTGTCTTGTTCAATATATCATATGATGATTGAAGACGAAATATGGAACATGCATCCTCAATAATGACGACAATCACTCAAGAAcagattaaataaattaaatgcaGTGTAAAACAAACGCACAGACCCACAGACACTATTTCATGGTTTGTAGGCCTTCAATAACTTTTGCCAAATTATACTTCGCAAAAAGTATTCAAGAACAAGTAATACAACTGGAATAGTAGGGCAACTTACTTAAGGAGTCTGTGTTGACCCACTGAGAAATGGAGCCATGCTGAGAGCTGTCAACATACTGATCCTGTGCCTTTTCTTGATGGTCTAAAAGTAAAACAAAAACACGCATTCACATTAGAAAATATATTGCCCACATCAAAAATATGCACATGGAAAGGAGAGGCAATATTTCTTTACATATCAATTGATAAATCACAATCTCCGAATGTTTAAACTGAGAACATTCTGACGAGTTTCCAAGACGGTAAGAGAGTTAGCTGCTTGGAATCTCCTAGGTTCTCAAAACCATACACACGATTTAGCTTAGGCCCCTAATTAAACCGACTATACATGTATTATAATGTTCAACAAGTATTTCGTATGATGAGATTTGAGATATGCATCCGAAAATGTGTTTGTCTACTTTGAGTTTGCATAACTACTTAATATTACTGCGAAATCTTCGCAACCGTCTTCCTAATTACCTTTCATCATCTGTTCCAAATGCTCCCAGAGAATGTCACCCACGAAGTCCGGAGCCAGCTCCAGGAAGTGTTCTTTCCCAAGGTTGCATAGAGCCTGTCCAGTCATAACGAACTTCTGAAAATTCACATTCTCCAAAGAGAATTCCTTTACTGCCCAGAAAAGCCACTGACACACTTGACTTTCATCCCATAGCCATGGATCTATAGGTAAGATAGAAATTACATACATTAAACAGGCAGCCCCATGTAGCAAGTCACAAATAATATTTTAACACAGAAAGATTCAAAATCAAACTTtaaagtaatgttttttttttaatgctattaAAAATGAAGGATGCCACTTTGAGTCCCCCTGACTTTAATCGGATCAGctacttgttttttttctgtttgacCAATGAAAACAGTAAGCAAAGCAAAAACCACGCACCTCTAATTTAGAGGACATTAGATAAAGATAATAAAAACATCCAAAGCATGCTTACCATGTAAACAAAGTGTCAACAATTATTTTAAATTACTTAAGCTTGTTTGAGCAAACCCCAGAAAACCTCTTAAAAATGCCCGTCCTTCGTTAATTCTCAGCCCGGGAAGGATTACCCCTGTACATTCCATAGGTGAGACCTGCAACCCATGCCATACTAATAA
This genomic interval carries:
- the ETS2 gene encoding protein C-ets-2 yields the protein MTEFGIRNMDQVAPVYNMHRGGMLKRQLAFDNVNISASLYTGLFSSYEEEQAVPTGLDSLSHDSNTCELPLLTPCSKAVMSQALKATFNGFTKEQRRLGIPSNPWLWDESQVCQWLFWAVKEFSLENVNFQKFVMTGQALCNLGKEHFLELAPDFVGDILWEHLEQMMKDHQEKAQDQYVDSSQHGSISQWVNTDSLSFSLDPLQCGSQVHSYGKTGLFSELCPVSRGPNLEPKQEFQQYPSPCLKSIGVNYTSLNRDFARNSINVLQNSGKSRDHDSGDSGTESFESSDSLLQSWTSQSSLVDMQRVPSYESFEEEGSQSLCLNKPTMSFKDYIQDRNDPLEQGKPVIPAAILAGFTGSGPIQLWQFLLELLTDKSCQSFISWTGDGWEFKLTDPDEVARRWGKRKNKPKMNYEKLSRGLRYYYDKNIIHKTSGKRYVYRFVCDLHNLLGYTAEELHAMLDVQPDTDV